The Lathyrus oleraceus cultivar Zhongwan6 chromosome 5, CAAS_Psat_ZW6_1.0, whole genome shotgun sequence genome includes the window CCGAGTTTAAGATAGTCCATCCCGATTTCAAATCATCTCTTAGAGTAAAATTAAGTAAGTTAAATATAATGGATCAAGTCGAACCGACCGGCCTAAAGCGGCCATACCTTGTGTGGGACTATACACTCCAATGTAGACACATATTTAATTATCATAACTAGTCGATCTGAGACATAGAAGCAAGAGACTTGATTCTCATTAAGAGTACatgaaaacataaataataatgataaataaaTTAATCTTTAAGGATTCAGAGCACACAAGACCTTATATGATCTAGCAACCTTGGTACCAAGGGGAGAGATATTTTTTATCCTTGCGACTACTATGATTGATTCTGCAGTTACCAATTAGTGTACTCTGCATGTACAAAACCATTTTGTTACACCATGTTGGTTAATTAACTGTGTCTTAGTTGACTAATCAATATTCCAAAGATATCAAAAtttataatttctgttttttaGTTGAAGTACATATCACAATCACTACACTAGGTTACCCttaaaattaaaaacaattaaaaatatacccATCATTATTAAGTAACTCCTCATAGTAAAAAATATTGGAAACATTCTAATTAAACACAAAATTGAATGGCCAGTGGTAACAAATTACCACAAAATATAAAGTAAAAAAATAGATTGACCATTGATAACACCAAATGGCTATATAACTTTGCTTAATTTCAAGAGTTAATcaaaaaaactcaaatatcaaccTTGTAACTATTAAGACAAAGATTAAACTTTAATCTAATCATGGCTTACAATTTGAAACAGAAACTATTCTCAATTACTCTTCTCTTCTGCATAATCTTTTCACCAACAGAAACAGCATCAACATTCAGCCATTACAATTGCACAAACATTCAAACATTTAATCCCAAAAGCACTTACAAAACCAACTTAAACACACTCTTATCAACACTTTCATCCAAAGCTTCTGATACACTCAACCATGGCTACTATAACACTAGTATAATTAGTACTACTGATGAAACAGAAGACACTGTCTATGGTTTATTTATGTGCATTGGATACACAAATCATTGTGGTGAATGTGTAAGAAACTCTACCAAAACTCTTACCTCAATGTGTGATTCTAAAGAAGCTATTATTTGGTCTGACGAATGCTTGGTTCGTTATTCCAATCGATCTTTCTTCGACGCTGTGGAAGAGTCTCCATCATGGTGTGTAAAGGACATAATTGATTATCAAGGTCCGTTGGATGGATTCAACAGAATGCTAAGTTCCTTGATGGTGGATCTTGTGACACAAGCAAATGAAGATTCGAAGGGAAAATTTAACAAAATTGTTCTCAAGAGAGCGATTTTCTACGAGGATAGATTCTTGTATGGACTTGCTCAGTGTGTACCGAATCTCTCGAATGATGATTGCATGAAGTGTTTGAAGGATGCTGTTGAATATCTTCAAACTTCATGTGCTAGAGGAAAGATTAGAGGAAGTGTTTTATATCCAAGTTGTATTGTTAGATATGATCCTTACCCATTTTTTGCATTAGCTAGAGGTTTGAAGTTTTCAATATTATGCCCTACATATAAGATACGGCCTCTAGTTACTATTATAAGCAAATATTCCTTTTACAAGAATAACTGATGTATCTGGTCTATATATAAATATAGATCAAAGTTGCTTATAAGAGTGACCAGAGTAGTAgtagtttttttttatttcaagtAAATTGAGGTTAAACTAATCTATCTTGCAGGACAAGGAAAGCAAAATAGAGGACACTCAAATTTCATAATTGTTCATGTTCTTGCTCCTATCACGATCTTCTCTGTCACGGTTTTCTTTTTCACGTATTATGTGTTATGTCGAAGAGCGAGGAAGAATCTCACGTATCACAGAGAAAATTGTAATGTGGAACTAAAAACAATTTCcatttgagttttttttaatgtttatAAAGTTCAATATAGTATATATAGTATACTTATTATCTTTACTCAAATTATTTTTCTGATTTTGTACTTTTTTGGTTTAGTTGGAGAAGACATTTCATCAGAAGTACACTCTCTGCAATTTAATTTCGATATGATTCGGCTAGCGACAAACAAGTTCTCTGATGATAACAAGATAGGAGAAGGTGGTTTTGGAGATGTTTATAAGGTTATATATGAGTCTATTTTATAGTTTTAAACTATAGTGAAGAAATTTTGATATAATCTTcaatgtaatattttgtaatggTATTTGCGATGTAGGGAATGTTTCCGAACGGATTTGAAATAGCAGTGAAGAGGCTCATAAGAAATTCAAGTCAAGGAGCTGTGGAATTCAAGAACGAAGTGTTGTTAATAGCAAAACTTCAGCACAGAAATCTTGTGAGACTTTTAGGATTTTGCATTCAAAGAAACGAGAAGATACTCATTTATGAGTATATGCACAACAAAAGCCTTGATTACTATCTATTCAGTATGGTATTTCTAACCTTATTTACTTTTTGTATTGTTTTCCTTTAATTTAACAAAGTTGTGACAATTTGAATATTATAGGTCCGGAAAACCATAGAAAGTTAACTTGGCATGCACGTTACAAGATTATAAGAGGGATTGCACGAGGCATTCTTTATCTACATGAGGATTCTCATTTGAAAATCATTCATTGTGATCTTAAACCGAGCAATATTCTGTTGGATGACAAAATGAATGCGAAGATATCGGATTTTGGCTTGGCGAGGATTGTTGCGATAGATCAAATGCAAGGAAACACTAGTATAATTGCGGGGACATAGTAAGTATTGATATTAATACTACTTTTTCCTAAAACTAAATTGAATTTTTGTTTTTTGATTACACATTTCTTCCAATGATGATGAGCTTTTTCGCTATTTATTGTTGATTTTTAGCGGCTATATGTCTCCCGAATATGCAATGCTTGGGCAGTTCTCTGAGAAATCTGATGTATTCAGTTTTGGAGTCATAATTCTTGAGATTGTTAGTGGAAAAAGAAATGTTGATTATAATGGAGTAAATTCCATCGATGACCTCGTGAGCCACGTGAGTATTTTATTAGATTTCAATTCGAGT containing:
- the LOC127083474 gene encoding cysteine-rich receptor-like protein kinase 44, which translates into the protein MAYNLKQKLFSITLLFCIIFSPTETASTFSHYNCTNIQTFNPKSTYKTNLNTLLSTLSSKASDTLNHGYYNTSIISTTDETEDTVYGLFMCIGYTNHCGECVRNSTKTLTSMCDSKEAIIWSDECLVRYSNRSFFDAVEESPSWCVKDIIDYQGPLDGFNRMLSSLMVDLVTQANEDSKGKFNKIVLKRAIFYEDRFLYGLAQCVPNLSNDDCMKCLKDAVEYLQTSCARGKIRGSVLYPSCIVRYDPYPFFALARGQGKQNRGHSNFIIVHVLAPITIFSVTVFFFTYYVLCRRARKNLTYHRENFGEDISSEVHSLQFNFDMIRLATNKFSDDNKIGEGGFGDVYKGMFPNGFEIAVKRLIRNSSQGAVEFKNEVLLIAKLQHRNLVRLLGFCIQRNEKILIYEYMHNKSLDYYLFSPENHRKLTWHARYKIIRGIARGILYLHEDSHLKIIHCDLKPSNILLDDKMNAKISDFGLARIVAIDQMQGNTSIIAGTYGYMSPEYAMLGQFSEKSDVFSFGVIILEIVSGKRNVDYNGVNSIDDLVSHAWKKWWENRQLELLDSALAYSFSETEVNRCVQIGLLCVQENPDQRPTMATIALYFNCDSIDLPLPQQPAFYMRGKIESKVASKISMTGRPRSYSVTRF